In Sphaeramia orbicularis chromosome 10, fSphaOr1.1, whole genome shotgun sequence, the following proteins share a genomic window:
- the LOC115426804 gene encoding uncharacterized protein LOC115426804, with protein MVEKPGGSELKKTTERETDHEGREEEEKDGVSVRDGLEEVLVSDTETEADAEEADGESDGRESEDPPRTSAGPHDTTIPVINVQPGEPATFTCALLDQAFTSQTVQWFKQSVGDTMKFIVLVEKNIEPQYSPDFPESRIAVHIDEKFCKLTILRTNPEDEGMYHCGINSFIMNTWSGTYLLLKGKTASDYTVVQQPTVSDPLRPGDSMSLQCSLLSNSDNKTCPGDHSVYWVRVGSHESDPGVIYTEGNRQDGCNNDTQSSPKSCLHHFSKTIHSSDAGTSYYYCAVATCGRILFGNGTRIQVEERITSRLIIMVISIILAISLIGNMVFICYIRALRTKCKGFMNASLQERHVNASEPEHVIVS; from the exons aTGGTAGAGAAACCAGGAGGGTCAGAGCTGAAGAAGACCACTGAGAGAGAAACAGACCatgaaggaagagaagaagaggaaaaagatggTGTCAGTGTGAGGGATGGACTTGAGGAAGTCTTGGTTTCTGACACAGAGACAGAAGCAGATGCTGAGGAGGCAGATGGAGAGAGTGATGGAAGGGAGTCAGAGGATCCACCCCGTACTTCAGCTGGACCACATG ATACTACAATTCCAGTGATCAATGTTCAACCTGGTGAACCTGCAACCTTCACATGTGCTTTACTCGATCAAGCGTTTACCAGTCAAACAGTCCAGTGGTTCAAGCAGAGTGTTGGAGATACTATGAAATTTATTGTATTAGTGGAGAAAAACATAGAACCCCAGTACAGCCCAGACTTTCCTGAGTCTAGAATAGCTGTACATATTGATGAGAAATTTTGCAAATTGACGATTTTGAGGACAAATCCAGAAGATGAGGGAATGTATCACTGTGGAATAAATTCTTTCATAATGAATACTTGGAGTGGGACCTATTTGTTACTGAAAG GGAAAACGGCATCAGACTACACTGTTGTGCAGCAGCCGACAGTATCTGATCCATTACGTCCAGGAGACTCCATGTCTCTCCAGTGTTCACTTCTGTCTAACTCTGACAATAAGACGTGTCCAGGAGATCACAGTGTTTACTGGGTCAGAGTCGGATCACATGAATCTGATCCAGGCGTCATTTACACTGAAGGAAACAGGCAAGATGGATGTAACAATGACACTCAGTCCTCTCCAAAGAGCTGCCTTCACCACTTTTCTAAAACCATCCACTCATCTGATGCTGGGACTTCCTACTATTACTGTGCTGTGGCCACATGTGGACGGATATTATTTGGAAATGGAACGAGAATACAAGTCG AGGAAAGAATAACGTCTAGACTCATCATTATGGTGATATCAATaatcttggcaatttctctgatTGGAAACATGGTTTTTATCTGTTACATCAGAGCACTACGCACAAAATGTAAAG GATTCATGAATGCTTCGTTGCAAGAAAGACATGTCAACGCAAGTGAGCCAGAACATGTCATTGTAA GCTGA